In Mycolicibacterium lutetiense, the sequence CGGCGCCCATGCGCTGCGCCAGCGGGTCGTCGACCGATGCCAGGTGCAGGTGCCATTCCGGCATCTCTGCGTGCCGGGTCAGCCACGGCGACGCCTTGGTGTCGCTCAGCATGGCGTTGACCTGACGGACCGTCTCCTCCTCGTCGTCGGCCACCGCCCAGATCTCCCGTAGGCGCCCGCGCAGGCCGCGCACGGCCGCCAGTTCGGCGTCGTTGCGGTCGCGCCGCCCGGTCCAACCGAACTCGTCCAGGTAGGCGTTCAGTGCGGCCTGGTCGGTGAGCTGTTCCCCCTCTACCCGATCGGTGTTGACCAGCACCATCGCGGCCCGGAGCGTGAGCTCCGTGTCATAGGTGAAAAGCATTTGACTCATGACCCCCAGTCGCCGTAGCGTCGACGCTACCGTCATTACCATAATCCATTTTACTCATGACATACCCCAGGGGAGGTGTACCGATGACTGCCGAAACCCAGCACGACCGCACGACCACCGATAACCACTTCCGGCTCGGACTCTTGTTCGCCATCAGCTCCGCGCTGGCGTTCGGCTCATCGGGCCCGTTCGCCAAAGCCCTGATGGAATCCGGCTGGAGCCCCACCGCCGCCGTCACCGCCCGGCTCGCCGGTGGCGCGCTCATCATGGCCGCGTTCGCCACCGTCGTCCGCCCCGGCTGGATCCGCGAGGTTCTCGACCACGCCAAGACCGTCGTCGGCTACGGCCTGATCCCCATCGCCGGCGCGCAACTCTGCTACTACAACGCCGTCGCACATCTGTCGGTCGGCGTCGCCCTGCTACTGGAGTACACCGCGCCGATCCTCGTCGTCGGCTGGGTCTGGGCCACCACGCGGCACCGCCCCAGCGCCATGACCTTCGGCGGCGTGGCAGTCGCCATCGCCGGCATCGTCCTGGTCCTCGACGTGTTCAGCGGCGCCCAGATCAACCTCATCGGCGTGAGCTGGGGACTGGCCGCTGCCATCTGCGCGGCCTGCTACTTCATGATGTCGGGCAAGGCCAGCACCGACGGCGACGGGCTCAGCCCGGTCAGCCTGGCCGCGGGCGGCCTCGTCGTCGGCACCGCCGCCGTGACCCTCCTCGGCGTCGCCGGCGTCATGCCCCTGACCTTCACCACCAACGCCGTGACCCTTGCCGGGCACGCCACGACGTGGCTGGTGCCGGTGATCGCCCTGGGTTTGATCCCCACCGCCCTGGCATACACCCTCGGCATCGTCGGGATCGCACGGCTCAAGCCGCGCTTCGCCTCCCTCGTCGGATTGTCCGAAGTGTTGTTCGCGGTGCTGATCGCCTGGATCATGCTCGGCGAGGCCATGTCGATGAGCCAGGCGGTCGGCGGACTGGTGGTACTCGTAGGCCTGGCGCTGGCGCGTCAGGGCGATCGCGGCGAGCAGTCGGACCCCGAGACGGCCACCCAGATCGAGCGAGCCACCTGGCCCGACCTGCCGCTGCGGGAGGCGGCGGAGACCGCAAACGATTAGCCGCGGCTAACCACTTTGTGTGACGATGTCCCCCGTGAGTCTCCTCCGGAAGTCGGCCCGGGTGGCCGCGATTGCCTCAACCCTGGTCAGCGCCGCTTTACCGCTGACGCTCGCCGCACCCGCCATGGCCGAGCAGTGCTCCGACGTCGAGGTCATCTTCGCCCGCGGCACCAATGACTTGCCCGGACTGGGCCGGCCAGGCCAGGCCTTCGCCGACGGGCTGGCCTCTCGACTCGGCGGCCGCACGGTCGCGACCTACGCGGTGAACTACCCGGCCAGCTACGACTTCCTGGCCGCCGCCGACGGTGCCAACGACGCCGCCAACCGCATCGCCACGCTGGCGTCCTCCTGCCCGTCCACCAAGGTCGTGCTCGGTGGCTACTCGCAGGGCGCCGCGGTCGTGGACATGCTGGCCGGAATCCCGCCGCTCGGCAACAAGGTCGGCGAGGTCGGGTCCGCGCCGCCGCTCGCGGGCGATCTCGTGCCTCAGGTCGCCGCCGTTGCCGTATTCGGCAACCCGTCGGCGAAGTTCGGCATTCCGATCACCTCGTCGGTGTTCGGGGGCAAGGCGATCGACATCTGCAAGGACGGGGATCCCATCTGCTCGCGCGGCCGTAACCCGTTCGCGCACAGCGATTACGTCGGCATGGCTGATGAGGCCGCCAACTTCGTCGCCGGAATCGTCTAGTCCGCACCTGACGTTAGGATTTAGCGTGACCTTTGCTCTCATTCGTCGTGCCACCGTGTTCGTGGCGGCAGCGCTCACCGCTGCCACGGCCGTCGCCGCACCTGTTGTGGCGCCCACCTCCACCGCCGGGCTCGGCGTAGGCCTGCCCACGGCCAAAGCCGCGGACTGCCCGGACATCCAGGTGGTGTTTGCCCGCGGCACCAATGACACGCCGGGTCTCGGCCGGATCGGCAACGCCTTCGTCGGCTCGCTGCGCAACAAGGTCGGTGGCCGCTCGGTCGGCGCCTACGCGGTGAATTACCCGGCCACCTTCGACTTCCTGGCCGCGGCCGGCGGTGCCAACGACGCCTCCGGCCACATCCAGTGGATGGTGGACAACTGCCCCGGCACCCGACTGGTGCTCGGCGGCTACTCGCAGGGTGCGGCAGTGATCGACGTGATCGCCGCCGTTCCGTTCCCGGCCGTCGGCTTCAACGCACCATTGCCGCCGAACGTCCCCGAGCACGTGGCCGCGGTCGCCGTCTTCGGCAACCCGTCGGCCAAACTCGGTTTGCCGCTGACCTCCAGCCCCGTGTACGGATCGCGCGCCATCGACCTGTGCAACCCCGGCGATCCGATCTGCGGCGACGGCGACAGCGTTCAGGCGCACCGGGCCTATGAGGGCCCGGCAAATGACGCCGCAAACTTCGTTGCCGGGCTGTTGTAACTCGCGTCCGCTACGATCGCTGAGGTGGTCGAACTTCCTGCTAGCCGACTGCTTCGGCGCTTGTTCAGTGTGGCTGCCATCATTGCGGCAGCCGTTGTAGTCCTGCCCGCCGCATCGGCTGTCCTGCCCGGCTCCCCAGCGGTGGCCAATGCCGCCCCGTGCCCTCCTGTCGAAGTGGTGTTCGCCCGCGGGCGTACCGAGCCGGCCGGCCTCGGCACCCTCGGCAACGCATTCGTGGGTGCCCTTCGCTCCAAGGTCAACAAGAACATCGGCGCCTATGCCGTCCGGTACCCGGCGGACACCGAGGTCGACATCGGCGCCAACGACATGAGCCAGCACATCCAGTCCATGATGAACAACTGCCCGGACACCCGGCTCGTAGTCGGCGGGTACTCGCTGGGCGCGGCAGTCGCCGACGTCGTGCTTGCCGTCCCGTTCACCGGTTTCGGCTTCAAGAGTCCGCTCCCCCCGGGCGCCGACGGGCACATCGCCGCGGTCTCGCTGTTCGGCAACGGCGCCGCATGGGTCGGTCCCATCACCAATTTCAGCCCGGTCTACGCCGACCGGACCATCGAGCTCTGCCACGGTGCCGATCCGATCTGTAACCCCGCCGATCCCGACACCTGGAAGAACAACTGGCCCGATCACCTGGCCGGTGCCTACATCGACGGCGGAATGGTCAACCAGGCCGCGGATTTCGTGGCGGGTCGTCTGAACTGACGCCGACCGCCCGCTGAGGTCGGACGTTCGTCGCCGGATCGTTGCCTGACCGGCACCTATTCTCGACGTGGCCGTCAATACCATCGAATGCGTGATTGTCCGTCGGATGTTCGCCGCGCTCATCACCACCCTGTCTGCCGTCGTGACGCCGATGGCGGTAGCTCCCAGCATGATTGGCGTCGCCCATGGCGCCGTGTGTCCACCGGCGGAAGTGGTGTTCGCCCGCGGCCGGATGGAACCCCCGGGTCCCGGTCAGGTCGGCACCGCATTCATCAAGACACTGCGGGCCCTTCGAGGTCCGAATATCAGTTTCTATCCGGTGAAGTACCCGGCGGATACCCAGGTCGACGTGGGCGCCAACGACATGAGCCGGCACGTGCAGTGGATGACCCGCAACTGCCCGGGAACCAAGCTGGTCCTGGGCGGCTATTCGTTGGGCGCCGCCGCCACCGATCTCGTTCTGGCCATGCCGGTTTCAGCGTTCACCTTCAACAGTCCGCTGCCGCGTGGCACCGATCGCCACATCGCGGCGGTGGCGTTGTTCGGCAACGGCGCAAACTGGGCGGGCCCGATCACCTTGTTGAACCCGACGTATCAGAGTCGCACCATCGACCTGTGCCACAGCGATGACCCGATCTGCAATCCGAGCAGCCCGTACACCTGGCGGGCCGGGTGGCAGGACCATCTGGCGCCCGGCTACATCCGCTCGGGCATGGTGGCGCAGGCAGCCAAGTTCGTCGCCGCCCGGCTCTGACTCAGAGCGTGCGCACGTCCCGGGTGACCGTGTTGCGGCCGGCCAGTTGATCATCAGGCGGGTAGTCGACCTGCACGAGAGTCAGCCCGCGCGCCGGCGCTGCGGCGAAATCGCTGGACCGGCTCGTCTCCCCCAACAGCCCGGCGGTCCACTCGGGCGACCGCCGACCTTCCCCCACCGCCAGCATCGCACCGACCACCGAGCGAACCATGTTCCAGCAGAAGGCATCTGCAGTGACATACGCCGTCACATAGCTCCCGTCACGGACCCACTCCAGCCGCTGCAGGTCGCGGATCGTGGTGGCCCCGGGACGGGGGCGGCAGAACGCTGCAAAATCATTGAGCCCCAACAATTCCCGAGACGCGGCGGCCATCGCGTCGAGATCAAGAGGTTTCGGCCACGGTGTGACGAACCGCGTCTCTGCGGGCTCGACCCCATAGGGGGCCAGGCCCAGCCGGTAGGTGTAATGCCGGCGCAACGCCGAGAACCTGGCGTCGAAACCCGCAGGCGCCCGCACGATGTCGCGGATCCGTACATCGGTCGGCAACAACCGTGCCAACCGCCGCACCAACGGAGCGAATTCGGCGTCGCCCGCACGAGTGGTCCGCGGGTAGGCGCGGGGAAGCGCGTCGGTCGGGATGTCGACGTGGGCGACCTGACCGGTGGCATGCACCCCGGTGTCGGTACGGCCCGCGGTCCGCGTCACCACCGCCGTGCGGAACACGGTCGAGAGCGCCTCTTCGATCACCCCGGCCACCGTCCGCTGACCGATCTGCGCCGCCCAACCCGCGAAATCGGTGCCGTCATAGGCGATGTCCAGGCGCAAACGAACATGCCCGCCACCGGAATCGATGGCGGGCATGTCGTTCAATGCCTGGTTAGGACTTGGCTTCATCCTCGGCCGGAGCCTCTTCAGCAGCAGCCTCTTCAGCAGCAGCCTCTTCGGCCGGAGCCTCTTCAGCGGCGGCCTCTTCAGCCTTGGGCGCTTCTTCGGCCTTGGCCTGCGCGGCGGCGGCGCGACGAGCGCGGTCCGCCTCGGAGGTCACGGTCTTCTCCCGCACCAGCTCGATGACCGCCATGGGGGCGTTGTCGCCCTTACGGTTCTCGACCCGGATGATGCGGGTGTAGCCACCCTCGCGATCGGCGAAGAACGGGCCGATCTCGGCGAACAGGACATGCACGACGTCCTTGTCGCGGATCTTCTTGAGGACCTCGCGCCGGTTGTGCAGCTCACCCTTCCTGGCGTGGGTGATCAGCTTCTCGGCGTAGGGACGCAATGCCCGCGCCTTCGCATCGGTCGTCTTGATGCGACCGTGCTCGAACAACGAGGTGGCCAAGTTGGCCAGCATCGCCTGCTGGTGTGAGGACGACCCGCCGAGGCGGGCACCCTTTGTGGGCTTGGGCATTGCGACTATCTCCTAAATGGGGCCGGCCCCCGTATCAGGTAGGACCGGGACGGAATTCTTTAGAGCTGCTCGGTCTCGGCGTAGTCCTGGGTGTCATCCAGGTCGTAGCCGCTGGCGTCCGCGGTCCAGGTGCCGGTAGCGGCGTCGTAGCCCGCAACCTCAGACGGATCGAACGTTGCCGGGCTGTCCTTGAGCGAGAGACCCAGCTGGTGCAGCTTGATCTTCACCTCGTCGATGGACTTCTGGCCGAAGTTACGGATGTCCAGCAGGTCGGACTCCGTGCGGGCGACGAGCTCGCCCACCGTGTGCACACCCTCGCGCTTGAGGCAGTTGTACGAGCGCACGGTCAGGTCGAGATCGTCAATGGGCAGCGCGAACGAGGCGATGTGGTCTGCCTCGGCCGGCGACGGCCCGATCTCGATGCCCTCGGCCTCGACGTTGAGTTCCCGTGCCAGACCGAACAATTCGACCAGGGTCTTGCCGGCCGACGCCAGGGCGTCACGCGGGCTGATCGAGTTCTTGGTCTCGACGTCGAGGATCAGCTTGTCGAAGTCGGTGCGCTGCTCGACACGGGTGGCCTCCACCTTGTAGGTGACCTTGAGGACCGGCGAGTAGATCGAATCGACCGGGATACGGCCGATCTCAGCGCCCGAAGCCTTGTTCTGCACGGCCGGGACGTAGCCGCGACCGCGCTCGACGATGAGCTCGACCTCCAGCTTGCCCTTGTCGTTGAGGGTGGCGATGTGCATGTCCGGGTTGTGCACCGTCACACCAGCCGGGGGCACGATGTCACCTGCGGTGACGGCACCCGGGCCCTGCTTGCGCAGGTACATGGTGACCGGCTCGTCCTCCTCGGAGGACACGACCAGGCCCTTGAGGTTCAGGATGATGTCGGTGACGTCTTCCTTCACCCCGGGGACGGTGGTGAACTCGTGCAGCACACCGTCGATGCGGATGCTCGTGACCGCCGCGCCCGGAATGGACGACAGCAGCGTGCGCCGCAGCGAGTTACCCAGCGTGTAACCGAAACCGGGCTCCAGCGGCTCGATGACGAACTTGGAGCGGTTGTCGGCGAGGGTTTCCTCGGCCAGTGTGGGTCGCTGAGAGATCAGCATGGTGTTTCTCCTTCTCGGCACCCGCTATTTGATGCCGTCTGGTACCCACCGGTCGGATGACCGGTAGGTCATTACTTCGAGTAGAACTCGACGATGAGCTGTTCGGCGAGCGGCACCTGGATTTGCGCGCGCTCGGGCAGCTGGTGCACGAGGACGCGCTGGCGCTCCCCGACGACCTGCAGCCACGCCGGGATCGGGCGCTCACCCGCGGTCTGCCGAGCAACCTCGAACGGCAGGGTGTTGAGCGACTTTTCCTTGACGTCGACGATGTCGTACTGCGACACGCGGTAGCTCGGGACGTTCACCTTGACACCGTTGACGGTGAAGTGTCCGTGGCTGACCAGCTGACGTGCCATCCGGCGGGTGCGCGCCAGGCCGGCGCGGTACACCACGTTGTCCAGGCGGCTCTCCAGGATCTGGAGCAGGTTCTCACCCGTCTTGCCGGCCTTGCGGTTGGCTTCTTCGTAGTACTTGCGGAACTGCTTCTCCATCACGCCGTAGGTGAAGCGAGCCTTCTGCTTCTCCTGCAGCTGGGTGCGGTATTCGCTCTCCTTGATCCGCGCGCGACCATGCTGGCCGGGCGGGTAGGGGCGCTTTTCGAACGACTGATCTCCACCGATGAGGTCGACGCCGAGACGGCGCGACTTGCGGGTGGCGGGGCCGGTATAACGAGCCATTTTCTAAATCCTCCTAGACCCGGCGCCGCTTGGGCGGACGGCAGCCGTTGTGCGGCTGCGGCGTGACGTCGGAAATCGCGCCCACTTCGAGGCCGGCGGCCTGCAGCGAGCGGATGGCGGTCTCGCGGCCCGAACCCGGGCCCTTGACGAACACGTCGACCTTCTTCACGCCGTGCTCCTGCGCCTTGCGGGCAGCGTTCTCGGCGGCCAGCTGTGCGGCGAACGGGGTCGACTTACGCGAACCCTTGAAGCCGACATGGCCCGATGATGCCCAGGCGATGACGTTGCCCTGGGGATCGGTGATCGAGACGATCGTGTTGTTGAACGTGCTCTTGATGTGCGCAGCGCCGTGCGGGACGTTCTTCTTTTCCCGGCGCCGGGTGGTCTTACCGCGCTTGGCGCCCGCGGCCTTCTTCGGTGGTGCCATCGGGGTTACCTAGCCTTCTTCTTGCCGGCGATGGTGCGCTTGGGGCCCTTGCGGGTACGCGCGTTGGTCTTGGTCCGCTGGCCGCGCACCGGCAGGCCACGGCGGTGCCGCAGGCCCTGGTAGCAGCCGATCTCGATCTTGCGGCGAATGTCGGCCTGCACCTCGCGGCGCAGGTCACCCTCAACCTTGAGGTTGCCTTCGATGTATTCGCGCAGGACGGTCACCTGATCATCGGTCAGATCCTTGGTGCGCATGTCCTTGTCGATGCCCGTCGCGGCGAGAATCTCGTTCGAACGGGTACGGCCGATGCCGAAAATGTAGGTCAGCGCGATCTCCATGCGCTTGTCGCGCGGGAGATCTACGCCCACAAGTCTTGCCATTGTGTGCTGTTCCTCTTGTTTCGCTGCGGAGGTCTGGTCCCAGCCCGTTCCCATCAGCCCCTAAGGGCTCTCCGGGGTCCGGCCTCCGTGCCGGACGTGGATGAGTTCTCATCGCGTATGAGCGGCGGATCCGCTCAGTGGTGCTGGGGATTCATCATTCAGTTGTGGTGAGACGGGCGGCGGCGCGACTACTACTACTTCGCGCAGCCGCTCATCAGCCCTGCCGCTGCTTGTGGCGGGGATCGCTGCAGATCACCATGACCCGCCCATGCCGGCGGATCACCCTGCACTTATCGCAGATGGGCTTGACGCTCGGGTTCACCTTCACGGCTGTTCGATCCTTCTGGCTCTGTAGGTGACGCGCAGGTACGCACGTCGCCGTTTCTCGTCGTTACTGGTCGGGCTTCTATCGGGTCACTTGTACCGGTACACGATGCGGCCCCGGGACAGGTCGTAGGGAGAGAGCTCCACCACTACCCGGTCCTCGGGCAGGATGCGGATGTAGTGCTGCCGCATCTTGCCGCTGATGTGGGCCAAGACCTTGTGTCCGTTCTCCAGCTCAATGCGGAACATCGCATTGGGCAGAGGCTCGACCACACGACCCTCGACCTCGATGGCACCGTCTTTCTTGGCCATACTTTTCGGCGATCCTTGCTTTCGTTTCGTAGCTTCATCAGTCGCAATGCAGCCCGTCGTGGTGCTGCGTCGACCAACTTCACTACGTGAGCCGGATCGAGACGGAATTGCAGAAAATCAGCAGTTCCAAGACGGGGCACGCAAAAAGTCGGCGCGATAGCCGCACCATTGGTCCACAATACCCGCTCAACGGCCTGCGCCAAAATCACGGTTGATCAGCTCTGGCGGCAAGATTTGGTGCGCGGCGAGGCCGCGACTCAGGGTTCCGATGGTACGGACTGATCCGCGTCTGCGTTCGTCGTCGGGGGCATCGCGGTACTGGCCTCGGCGGCGCGCTTGATCACCGAGAGGGTGGCCTGTGTCTGCTGCGCCGCTGAAGCGCCGGCCCGATATCCCCTGGACTGGCGGCGCATACTTGGTAGCGATGACCGGCCCCGCCTCCCAGCCCCGTAAACCCGTAATCCTGACCGTCGACGACGATCCCGCGGTATCCCGTGCGGTCGCCCGTGACCTGCGCCGCCATTACGGCGAGCGGTACCGGATCGTGCGCGCCGAATCCGGCCCGGACGCCCTGGAAACCCTCAACGAACTGAAGTTGCGCGGCGACACCGTCGCGGTGTTCGTCGCCGACTACCGGATGCCTCAGATGAGCGGCATCGACTTCCTCGAATCCGCGATGGACCTCTACCCGATGGCCCGGCGCGTGCTGTTGACGGCATATGCCGACACCACCGCCGCGATCGACGCCATCAACATCGTCGACCTCGACCACTACCTGCTCAAGCCGTGGGATCCGCCCGAGGAGAAGCTCTACCCGGTGATCGACGGCCTGCTGGAGCAGTGGCGCACCGTCGGCGACCGGGCCATCCCGCACACCAAGGTGATCGGGCACCAGTGGAGTTCGCGGTCCTGGGAGGTGCGCCAGTTCCTGGCCCGCAACCAGCACACCTTCCGTGGGTTCACCACCGATGAGCCCATGGGCCGCCAACTCCTGGAGGCCGCGGGGCTCGACGGCCTGCAGCTTCCCGTGGTGATCACCGAGGGCGGTGAGACGCTGGTCGAACCCAGCGACGGTGAGCTCGCCGACATGCTGGGCCTGTCGACCACCCCCTCGCTGACCATGTATGACCTCGCGGTCATCGGCGGCGGCCCGGCCGGCCTGGCCGCCGCGGTCTACGGCGCGTCCGAAGGTCTGCGGACGGTCCTGATCGAGGGCACCACCACCGGCGGGCAGGCCGGCCGCAGTTCGCGGATCGAGAACTACCTGGGCTTCCCGACCGGGGTGTCAGGGGCCGAGCTGGCCACCTCCGCCCGCAGGCAGGCCGAGCGATTCGGCGCCGAGGTGATCACGACCCGCGAAGCCGTCGCTCTCGATATCGCGGGCGCGGCCCGCACCATCACGTTCGCCGACGGCGAGACGATCGGCGCCCGCGCGGTCATCCTGGCCACCGGCGTCGAGTACCGCCAGCTCCCGGTTCCGGGCTGCTTCGATGACCCTGCCGATCCGGCAAACTACGTCGGCCGCGGTGTCTACTACGGCGCCTCGGTGTCCGACGCCTCCGAATGCAAGGGCGAGGACGTCTACATCGTCGGCGGCGCCAATTCGGCCGGCCAGGCCGCGATGTTCATGTCGCGCGAGGCCAAGTCGGTCACGCTGCTGGTGCGCGGACCGTCGCTGGAAGCGTCGATGTCGTTCTACCTGATCCAGCAGATCGAGCAGACGTCGAACATCCACGTGCGCACCTGCACCGAGGTGGTCTCCGCGTTGGGCGAAGACGATCATCTGGTGGGACTGGAGCTCGTGGACCGGCAGTCCGGCGAGCACGAGAAGGTGCCCGCGGCGCGGCTGTGCTGCTTCATCGGCGCCACCCCGCGCACTGACTGGCTCGACGGCGTGGTGGCCCGCGATGACCACGGGTTCATCCTGGCCGGGCCCGACCTGCGCGACGTGTGCGGCTGGACCCTGGAACGGCCGCCACATCACCTGGAAACAAGTGTGCCCGGTGTGTTTGTTGCAGGAGACGTGCGTGCCGAGTCCGCCAAGCGGGTGGCAGCCGCCGTCGGCGAAGGGTCGATGGCGGTCATGCTGGTGCACCGCTACCTGGCAGAAGCGTGATGGCCGGCACCGTCGGCGAGGCTGAGAGGAACTGAGCGATGGGCGAAACCTGCCTGCCCTCCGAACTGCGGACCCTGTTCCTGTTCGAGGCGTTGACCGACGAACAGCTGCAGACGCTGTGCGACAACGGGCACATCGCGGTGTTCGAGCCCGGCCCCATCATCACCGAGGGCGATCCCGCGACGTGTTTCTACGTGCTGATCGACGGCGAGTTGGTGATGTCCAAGCGCTCGGCCGGGACGGACATCGAGACCAGCAGGACGTCGCAGCGCGGCGTGTACTGCGGCGCGTGGTCGGCCTACATCCCCGGTGAGGAACAGATTTATCAGGCGTCGGTACGGGTGACCCGGCCGTCGCGGTTCTTCGTGCTCGACGCCGGTGCGTTCGCAAAGTTCATGCGCGACGAGTTCCCGATGGCCGTGCACCTGCTCGAAGGTCACATGGTCGGTGGGCGCCGCCAACGGCAGATCATCGGCCACCGCGAGAAGCTGCTGGCGTTGGGCAACATCACCGCGGGCCTGACCCATCAGCTCAACAATCCGGCGGCCGCCACCGCCCGCGCCGTGGCCGACCTGCGCGAAGGCGTCGGCAAGATGCGCCACAAGTTGGCGATGCTGGCCGATGGCAAGTTCACCCCCGAGGCGCTGCGGATGCTGGTGACCATCCAGGACGAAGTCGCCGAGCAGGTCGCCAAGCACAAGGGGCTGGAGCTCACCGCGCTGGAGACCTCGGACCGCGAGGACGAGATGGGCGACTGGCTCGAGGCCCACGAGATCGTGTACGCCTGGGACTACGCCCCGACGTTCGTCGAAGCCGGTCTCGACATCGACTGGCTGGAACGCGTCGAAGCAACGATCAGCGGCGTCGACTGCTCGGCCACGCTGCCGGGAGCACTCGGCTGGCTGAAGTACACCATCGACACCGAGCTGCGGATGAACGAGGTTGCCGAGGCGAGCAAGCGGATCTCGACGCTGCTGGCCGGCGCCAAGCAGTACTCACAGATGGACCGCGGCTCCTACCAGATTGCCGATGTCCACGAGGGTCTGCGCAGCACTCTGATGATGTTCGGCGACAAGGTCGGCAAGGACAAGCCGGTCACCCTGTCCAAGGAACTGGACAAATCACTGCCCGAATTGCACTGCTACCCAGCTGATCTCAACCAGGTGTGGACCAACATCATCGACAATGCCATACAGGCGATGGGCGGCCACGGCACCTTGACGCTGCGCACCAGCCGCGAGACCGACGACATGATCCGGGTGGAGATCTGCGACGACGGGCCCGGCATCCCCCAGGAAGATCTCGAGCGCATCTTCACGCCGTTCTTCACCACCAAACCGTTCGGCGAGGGCACCGGACTCGGCCTGGACCTGGCCTGGCGGATCGTGGTGGAGAAGCACGGCGGCGATCTGCGCGTGCAGTCGCGGCCGGGCGATACCCGGTTCATCGTGCTGTTGCCGTTGGTCGCGACCGCGCCGGAGTCCCTGCTGGCGGCGGAACCGGCTGAATCGTCGTGAGTTTTTCGGAATAGCCGCAACGGGAGAGCGGGTTGAGGCAACCATGACAGACATCCCCGGCGCCAAGCCGGACCTCGGCACGTTCGGCGCGTTCGGCCACTACCTACAGTTCCAGCAGCTGTCCCCGCAGCAGTTGCGGGACATCGAGGGGCTGGGCTACGGCGCGATCTGGGCCGGCGGATCTCCGCCGGCCGAACTGGAGTGGATCGATCCGATCCTGGCCGCTACCAACACATTGCAGCTGGCCACCGGCATCGTGAACATCTGGAGCGCGGCGGCAGGCCCGATTGCCGAGTCGTTCCACCGCATCGAGGCGGCCTATCCGGGCCGGTTCCTACTGGGAATCGGGGTCGGGCACCGCGAGGCGATCGGCGAGTACCGAAAGCCA encodes:
- a CDS encoding CGNR zinc finger domain-containing protein, with product MLFTYDTELTLRAAMVLVNTDRVEGEQLTDQAALNAYLDEFGWTGRRDRNDAELAAVRGLRGRLREIWAVADDEEETVRQVNAMLSDTKASPWLTRHAEMPEWHLHLASVDDPLAQRMGAEMAMALADLIRGGELRRLKICAAPDCTAVLTDLSRNRSRIFCDTGNCGNRQHVAAYRQRQRAD
- a CDS encoding EamA family transporter, which produces MTAETQHDRTTTDNHFRLGLLFAISSALAFGSSGPFAKALMESGWSPTAAVTARLAGGALIMAAFATVVRPGWIREVLDHAKTVVGYGLIPIAGAQLCYYNAVAHLSVGVALLLEYTAPILVVGWVWATTRHRPSAMTFGGVAVAIAGIVLVLDVFSGAQINLIGVSWGLAAAICAACYFMMSGKASTDGDGLSPVSLAAGGLVVGTAAVTLLGVAGVMPLTFTTNAVTLAGHATTWLVPVIALGLIPTALAYTLGIVGIARLKPRFASLVGLSEVLFAVLIAWIMLGEAMSMSQAVGGLVVLVGLALARQGDRGEQSDPETATQIERATWPDLPLREAAETAND
- a CDS encoding cutinase family protein; its protein translation is MSPVSLLRKSARVAAIASTLVSAALPLTLAAPAMAEQCSDVEVIFARGTNDLPGLGRPGQAFADGLASRLGGRTVATYAVNYPASYDFLAAADGANDAANRIATLASSCPSTKVVLGGYSQGAAVVDMLAGIPPLGNKVGEVGSAPPLAGDLVPQVAAVAVFGNPSAKFGIPITSSVFGGKAIDICKDGDPICSRGRNPFAHSDYVGMADEAANFVAGIV
- a CDS encoding cutinase family protein; this encodes MTFALIRRATVFVAAALTAATAVAAPVVAPTSTAGLGVGLPTAKAADCPDIQVVFARGTNDTPGLGRIGNAFVGSLRNKVGGRSVGAYAVNYPATFDFLAAAGGANDASGHIQWMVDNCPGTRLVLGGYSQGAAVIDVIAAVPFPAVGFNAPLPPNVPEHVAAVAVFGNPSAKLGLPLTSSPVYGSRAIDLCNPGDPICGDGDSVQAHRAYEGPANDAANFVAGLL
- a CDS encoding cutinase family protein, coding for MVELPASRLLRRLFSVAAIIAAAVVVLPAASAVLPGSPAVANAAPCPPVEVVFARGRTEPAGLGTLGNAFVGALRSKVNKNIGAYAVRYPADTEVDIGANDMSQHIQSMMNNCPDTRLVVGGYSLGAAVADVVLAVPFTGFGFKSPLPPGADGHIAAVSLFGNGAAWVGPITNFSPVYADRTIELCHGADPICNPADPDTWKNNWPDHLAGAYIDGGMVNQAADFVAGRLN
- a CDS encoding cutinase family protein, with translation MFAALITTLSAVVTPMAVAPSMIGVAHGAVCPPAEVVFARGRMEPPGPGQVGTAFIKTLRALRGPNISFYPVKYPADTQVDVGANDMSRHVQWMTRNCPGTKLVLGGYSLGAAATDLVLAMPVSAFTFNSPLPRGTDRHIAAVALFGNGANWAGPITLLNPTYQSRTIDLCHSDDPICNPSSPYTWRAGWQDHLAPGYIRSGMVAQAAKFVAARL
- the truA gene encoding tRNA pseudouridine(38-40) synthase TruA, with the translated sequence MPAIDSGGGHVRLRLDIAYDGTDFAGWAAQIGQRTVAGVIEEALSTVFRTAVVTRTAGRTDTGVHATGQVAHVDIPTDALPRAYPRTTRAGDAEFAPLVRRLARLLPTDVRIRDIVRAPAGFDARFSALRRHYTYRLGLAPYGVEPAETRFVTPWPKPLDLDAMAAASRELLGLNDFAAFCRPRPGATTIRDLQRLEWVRDGSYVTAYVTADAFCWNMVRSVVGAMLAVGEGRRSPEWTAGLLGETSRSSDFAAAPARGLTLVQVDYPPDDQLAGRNTVTRDVRTL
- the rplQ gene encoding 50S ribosomal protein L17; the encoded protein is MPKPTKGARLGGSSSHQQAMLANLATSLFEHGRIKTTDAKARALRPYAEKLITHARKGELHNRREVLKKIRDKDVVHVLFAEIGPFFADREGGYTRIIRVENRKGDNAPMAVIELVREKTVTSEADRARRAAAAQAKAEEAPKAEEAAAEEAPAEEAAAEEAAAEEAPAEDEAKS
- a CDS encoding DNA-directed RNA polymerase subunit alpha, whose protein sequence is MLISQRPTLAEETLADNRSKFVIEPLEPGFGYTLGNSLRRTLLSSIPGAAVTSIRIDGVLHEFTTVPGVKEDVTDIILNLKGLVVSSEEDEPVTMYLRKQGPGAVTAGDIVPPAGVTVHNPDMHIATLNDKGKLEVELIVERGRGYVPAVQNKASGAEIGRIPVDSIYSPVLKVTYKVEATRVEQRTDFDKLILDVETKNSISPRDALASAGKTLVELFGLARELNVEAEGIEIGPSPAEADHIASFALPIDDLDLTVRSYNCLKREGVHTVGELVARTESDLLDIRNFGQKSIDEVKIKLHQLGLSLKDSPATFDPSEVAGYDAATGTWTADASGYDLDDTQDYAETEQL
- the rpsD gene encoding 30S ribosomal protein S4: MARYTGPATRKSRRLGVDLIGGDQSFEKRPYPPGQHGRARIKESEYRTQLQEKQKARFTYGVMEKQFRKYYEEANRKAGKTGENLLQILESRLDNVVYRAGLARTRRMARQLVSHGHFTVNGVKVNVPSYRVSQYDIVDVKEKSLNTLPFEVARQTAGERPIPAWLQVVGERQRVLVHQLPERAQIQVPLAEQLIVEFYSK